In Ostrea edulis chromosome 4, xbOstEdul1.1, whole genome shotgun sequence, a single window of DNA contains:
- the LOC130053762 gene encoding uncharacterized protein LOC130053762, producing MAMERERKLTEAGAELFMDRCRKYDREIKHIQKEIDVLISTLQEYPEISDAEMVHKQIKQASGDFKRLSDHYVDFLVKHRSVESETERISHLKLRDNVTRAVTEVLTQRTQVATKDPSCDRQSVKSGSGRSILSSTQSAIIQKRAALEAAKVKMKYVEKQAAIMTQKAALEAEISLLEIQQETEALQSALNVMENAEQLDDIETESITEARQARTSEFIQQHFVNSTNTSVQPPVQAITSTLTSAVQPPVQSTDSTFTSAVRPRVQFTDSAFTSTVQTSMQSSETFVPLSTLANLCSTPMNENWRTAYQPTQTMVHSSPLLATSSQTSHVYDLPPPFAPRSDVLSQPNHLLNTEAPTFVPHSSILPQPNHLLNTEVPTFMPRSGILSQANSIVTTQTPTFVPYSSLPSQPNPVTTQTSGSQYGNRYTSVNMMPHVDNSQVELCQIMTRMMARKDVVLSRLIKYNDSPIQYLSWKQTFKAVMLELAVTPSEELDLMIKWLGPDSSRQAECIKTASAGNHVDALHKLWDRLDIRYGSPELIEACLRNKLTNFPKLSNTPADSKRLYDLYDLLSEIQCVKANPLYSSVLAMYDSSTGVNQIVSRLPTNLQEKWSSRANTYKNQHGMLFPPFSYFVNFIYDMAKWRTDPSFQYNTSTLSSQKQSANNQPQIRVNARKTELSTNSTAEDKLMFPVHNTNHNLNQCRTFRQKPMKERMEILKKNKLCFRCCSLKRHTKNKCQETIRCDVCNQTSHPTGLHVLRVQNVQQPSHNKDENLTEDDNRHGGESRTGVNTKCTQVCGTDKICSKSCAKILQVYVYNEDQPMQARKVYALIDDQSNYSLGKPELFDNFDDHSEHINFTLSTCSGKVSATGRKGNNYVVESADHSVRIKIPSLIECSDIPDNRHEIPSPEVVKNFPHLCDLVSYIPPVDDSVHIELLIGRDVIQAHHVVDQRLGGDNLPYAHKLPLGWVVVGESCIGALHGRESVQTITVSKTHILANGRATYLEPCVNTLTIKENSIFEKTPQDERLGPSVEDELFISLMESKVTKDCDDRWTAPLPFRENRKLLPNNRTQALQRVKSLDRSLQKDEVKKKHVVEFMGKMFENGHAEVAPPLPTLSEQWYLPFFGIYHPKKPGKVRVVFDSSAVFRGTSLNDVLMKGPDLTNNLLGVLVQQEVYGDEINSLQTGRSLSNKSKILPLAPVQDENGILRVGGRLKHGKAISINTQPVIIPRDHHIAILLVRHFHGKIHHQGRHMTEGALRASGYWVIGGKRLVSSIIRHCVTCRKCRGQFLFQKMSDLPEDRLSPGPPFTFVGLDTFGPWSVLQRKTRGGSAQQKRWAILFTCLVSRAVHLEVVDEMSSAAFINAYRRFVAIRGPIKLLRSDRGTNFVGAIQDLGIEAEFVEDGRIAKTLETYGTSWKFNPPHSSHFGGSWERMIGTCRRILDNMLMQDRNKLTHDSLVTLMAEVSAIVNSRPLLPISTDPENPEILSPSVLLTHKKGQNDTCPFPQFGTKDMLRSQWKLVQGLADEFWSKWTKEYISSLQVRRKWKQPEVNLNVGDIVLVKEKDFHRSMWPMAIVTKLFPSDDFLVRKVEIKLYKENKICVFVRPVVDLVLLVSSDD from the coding sequence ATGGCTATGGAACGGGAAAGGAAACTCACAGAGGCTGGAGCCGAGTTGTTCATGGACAGATGCAGGAAATATGATcgggaaataaaacatattcaaaagGAAATTGATGTCCTAATATCCACTCTTCAGGAATATCCAGAAATATCGGATGCAGAGATGGTACATAAGCAGATAAAACAAGCTAGTGGTGATTTTAAAAGACTTTCAGATCATTATGTTGACTTTCTTGTAAAACACAGATCAGTTGAAAGCGAAACAGAAAGGATTTCACATTTGAAATTAAGAGATAATGTAACGAGGGCTGTTACCGAGGTTCTCACTCAACGCACACAAGTTGCAACAAAAGATCCTAGCTGTGACAGACAAAGCGTTAAATCTGGATCAGGCCGATCAATCCTTTCATCTACTCAGTCTGCGATTATTCAGAAAAGAGCTGCACTTGAGGCTGcgaaagtgaaaatgaaatacGTCGAGAAACAAGCTGCCATTATGACCCAAAAGGCAGCATTGGAAGCGGAAATCAGTCTACTTGAAATCCAACAAGAAACCGAAGCCTTACAATCAGCACTGAATGTGATGGAAAATGCAGAACAGTTAGATGATATAGAAACAGAATCTATTACTGAAGCTCGACAAGCAAGGACAAGTGAATTTATTCAACAACATTTTGTGAATTCCACTAACACTTCTGTTCAGCCACCTGTGCAAGCAATTACAAGTACTTTGACATCCGCTGTGCAACCGCCTGTACAGTCCACTGATAGCACGTTCACATCAGCTGTGCGACCTCGTGTGCAATTCACTGATAGTGCATTCACGTCAACTGTGCAAACATCTATGCAGTCTAGTGAAACATTTGTTCCTTTATCGACATTGGCAAATTTATGTTCCACacctatgaatgaaaattggCGTACAGCATATCAACCAACGCAAACCATGGTACACTCTAGTCCCTTGCTTGCAACTTCATCACAAACAAGTCATGTGTATGATTTGCCGCCACCCTTTGCGCCGCGTTCAGACGTACTATCTCAGCCGAATCATCTATTGAATACTGAAGCGCCAACCTTTGTGCCACATTCGAGCATACTGCCTCAGCCGAATCACTTATTAAATACTGAAGTGCCAACCTTTATGCCGCGTTCGGGTATACTATCTCAGGCAAATTCTATAGTGACTACTCAAACGCCTACCTTTGTGCCATATTCGAGTTTACCGTCTCAGCCAAATCCGGTGACTACTCAAACCTCAGGATCACAATACGGTAATCGCTACACATCAGTCAATATGATGCCACATGTAGACAATTCGCAGGTTGAACTTTGTCAGATAATGACTAGGATGATGGCCAGAAAAGATGTAGTGCTTTCACGTCTCATTAAATACAATGATAGTCCCATCCAATATTTGTCTTGGAAACAAACATTTAAAGCTGTAATGTTAGAACTTGCAGTTACACCATCAGAGGAACTGGATCTCATGATCAAATGGCTGGGTCCAGATTCATCCAGGCAGGCTGAATGCATAAAAACGGCCAGTGCAGGAAATCACGTGGATGCATTACACAAATTGTGGGATAGACTTGACATTCGGTATGGCAGTCCTGAATTGATAGAAGCGTGCTTACGAAACAAACTTACGAACTTCCCAAAGCTTTCAAACACTCCGGCTGACAGCAAACGACTTTATGATTTGTACGACCTCTTGAGTGAAATTCAGTGTGTCAAGGCCAACCCGCTCTATTCTTCAGTGCTTGCAATGTATGATTCATCCACAGGAGTAAACCAAATAGTATCTCGCTTGCCGACCAATCTACAAGAAAAGTGGTCATCTCGCGCCAATACTTACAAAAATCAACATGGAATGCTATTTCCTCCGTTCAGTTATTTTGTCAACTTCATCTACGACATGGCAAAATGGCGCACTGACCCGAGTTTTCAGTACAACACTAGCACACTATCTTCTCAGAAACAGTCAGCAAATAATCAACCCCAAATTCGCGTGAACGCAAGGAAAACGGAACTTTCTACAAACTCTACAGCTGAGGACAAATTGATGTTCCCCGTGCACAACACAAACCACAATTTGAATCAGTGCAGGACTTTCCGTCAGAAACCCATGAAAGAGCGAATGGAGATTctaaagaaaaacaaactttgTTTCCGTTGCTGCAGTTTGAAACGACACACCAAGAACAAATGCCAAGAGACTATCCGATGTGATGTTTGTAATCAGACAAGTCACCCGACTGGACTTCATGTATTGCGTGTTCAAAATGTACAGCAACCCTCTCATAACAAGGATGAGAATCTTACAGAAGATGACAATCGGCATGGAGGGGAGTCACGGACCGGTGTTAATACAAAATGTACACAGGTTTGTgggactgacaaaatttgtaGCAAGTCATGCGCAAAAATTCTACAAGTGTATGTCTACAATGAGGACCAACCCATGCAGGCTCGCAAGGTCTACGCATTGATCGACGATCAAAGCAATTACTCCCTTGGAAAACCGGAACTGTTTGACAACTTTGATGATCATTCGGAACACATAAACTTCACTTTATCAACCTGTTCAGGGAAAGTTTCCGCGACTGGCAGAAAAGGCAACAATTATGTTGTTGAGTCCGCAGATCATAGTGTCAGGATTAAGATTCCGTCTCTTATCGAGTGTTCAGACATTCCCGATAATAGACATGAAATACCTTCTCCGGAAGTAGTGAAAAACTTTCCTCATCTTTGTGATTTGGTATCGTACATACCACCAGTTGATGACAGTGTACACATAGAACTCTTGATAGGTCGTGACGTTATACAAGCACACCATGTTGTGGATCAGAGGTTAGGCGGTGATAACTTACCCTACGCTCACAAATTACCTCTTGGTTGGGTTGTGGTTGGTGAATCTTGTATTGGAGCTCTCCATGGACGTGAATCTGTTCAAACAATCACAGTTAGCAAAACTCACATTCTTGCTAATGGTAGAGCAACCTATCTGGAACCATGTGTTAACACGTTAACCATCAAAGAAAACTCGATCTTCGAGAAAACGCCACAGGATGAGAGGCTTGGTCCATCAGTGGAAGACGAGCTTTTTATAAGTCTCATGGAAAGTAAGGTTACGAAGGACTGTGATGATCGCTGGACTGCACCACTTCCCTTTCGCGAAAATAGAAAGCTGTTGCCTAACAACAGAACTCAAGCCTTGCAGCGTGTTAAATCATTAGACCGTTCACTCCAGAAAGATGAAGTCAAGAAGAAACACGTTGTTGAATTCATGGGAAAAATGTTCGAAAACGGTCATGCTGAGGTAGCACCACCTTTGCCAACACTTAGTGAACAATGGTACCTACCGTTTTTCGGAATTTATCATCCCAAGAAACCTGGAAAAGTTAGAGTCGTCTTCGATTCGTCAGCAGTGTTCAGGGGAACGTCTTTGAATGACGTATTAATGAAAGGACCGGATTTAACCAATAATTTATTGGGAGTACTAGTACAACAGGAAGTTTATGGTGATGAAATCAATTCTTTGCAAACTGGACGTTCTTTGTCAAACAAATCCAAAATTCTTCCTCTTGCTCCTGTACAAGATGAAAATGGCATTCTCAGAGTTGGAGGACGATTGAAACATGGAAAGGCTATTTCCATCAACACTCAGCCTGTGATCATTCCCCGAGACCATCACATTGCTATCCTCTTAGTGCGacattttcatggtaaaattcATCACCAGGGCAGACACATGACAGAGGGAGCTCTCCGTGCATCGGGCTATTGGGTGATTGGCGGTAAGAGACTTGTGTCCTCTATTATTCGTCATTGTGTGACTTGTCGAAAGTGTCGTGGACAATTTCTATTTCAAAAGATGTCAGATCTTCCGGAGGACAGATTATCTCCTGGACCACCTTTCACCTTTGTTGGTCTTGATACATTTGGACCATGGTCAGTTCTCCAGCGTAAGACTCGAGGTGGATCAGCTCAGCAAAAGAGATGGGCAATTTTATTCACTTGCTTAGTTTCAAGAGCAGTTCACTTGGAAGTAGTAGATGAGATGAGCAGTGCAGCATTCATCAATGCCTACCGCCGTTTTGTAGCAATTCGTGGACCCATAAAACTATTGCGATCAGATAGGGGCACTAACTTTGTGGGTGCAATTCAGGACTTGGGCATTGAAGCAGAATTTGTTGAGGATGGAAGAATCGCAAAAACTCTAGAAACCTATGGAACTTCCTGGAAGTTTAATCCTCCTCATTCCTCTCACTTTGGAGGCTCATGGGAGCGTATGATAGGGACCTGTAGGAGGATTCTGGATAACATGCTCATGCAAGATAGGAATAAACTAACTCATGATTCATTAGTGACCTTGATGGCTGAAGTTTCAGCGATAGTGAATTCTCGTCCGTTGCTGCCCATTTCAACAGATCCAGAAAACCCAGAAATTCTGTCTCCCTCAGTGTTGTTGACTCACAAGAAAGGTCAAAACGATACATGCCCGTTTCCACAGTTTGGGACCAAGGATATGTTACGTAGTCAATGGAAACTGGTTCAGGGTCTAGCAGATGAATTTTGGTCGAAATGGACGAAAGAGTATATCTCATCTCTTCAAGTCAGGAGAAAGTGGAAGCAGCCAGAAGTGAACTTGAATGTCGGTGATATTGTTCTTGTAAAAGAGAAGGATTTTCATAGATCCATGTGGCCTATGGCAATAGTGACGAAACTTTTTCCAAGTGACGATTTCCTTGTCAGGAAAGTGGAAATCAAACTCTATAAGGAAAACAAGATTTGTGTGTTCGTTCGACCCGTAGTCGATCTTGTCCTGTTGGTATCTTCAGATGATTAG